A DNA window from Selenomonas sp. oral taxon 126 contains the following coding sequences:
- a CDS encoding HAD-IIB family hydrolase: protein MSEKRYDDILLISDLDGTLIPRYEMISEENVRAINAFTAAGGAFAAATGRTPESALPYLESITVNAPSIFFNGAMLKDLATNEVLETRTLDGDIWRTFAARVLYQFPRACVEVYTAEQCNILSPEANDDPRLDDEFYNVNHTTLKAVEQETWLKFFICDAPINLSFVERLAQELGIDRCSTSFYSEANYLEFVPPGTSKGAMAEVLHAMPAYAGRRIIACGDYENDVELLRMADTGIAPEDASDDAKAAADRIAPPCREPLIPWILREIL from the coding sequence ATGAGCGAAAAAAGATATGACGATATCCTTCTGATCAGCGATCTCGACGGCACGCTGATCCCACGCTATGAGATGATCTCCGAGGAGAATGTGCGCGCCATCAACGCGTTCACCGCCGCAGGCGGCGCATTTGCAGCAGCGACGGGGCGCACGCCCGAGTCCGCCCTCCCCTACCTCGAGAGCATCACGGTCAATGCGCCGAGCATCTTCTTCAACGGTGCGATGCTGAAAGACCTTGCGACGAATGAGGTGCTTGAGACGCGCACCCTCGACGGCGACATCTGGCGGACATTCGCCGCGCGCGTCCTCTACCAGTTCCCGCGCGCCTGCGTCGAGGTCTATACCGCAGAGCAGTGCAACATCCTCAGCCCCGAGGCGAACGACGACCCGCGTCTCGACGACGAGTTCTACAATGTGAATCACACGACACTGAAAGCTGTCGAACAAGAGACATGGCTGAAATTCTTCATCTGCGATGCGCCGATCAATCTGAGCTTCGTCGAGCGGCTGGCACAGGAGCTCGGCATTGACAGATGCTCCACCTCCTTCTACTCCGAGGCAAACTACCTCGAGTTCGTCCCGCCCGGGACGAGCAAAGGAGCGATGGCGGAGGTGCTGCATGCAATGCCCGCCTACGCGGGGCGGCGCATCATCGCCTGCGGTGACTACGAGAACGACGTGGAACTGCTGCGCATGGCAGACACGGGCATCGCCCCCGAGGATGCCTCAGACGACGCAAAGGCGGCGGCAGATCGGATCGCTCCACCCTGCCGTGAGCCATTGATTCCATGGATACTGCGTGAGATTCTGTAA
- a CDS encoding ammonia-forming cytochrome c nitrite reductase subunit c552 — protein MSNRKKIIAGVAGVCALFFGFVAVRIGAHPNDDSIKRVQIQGDTAAKIGKEAYKDAYPLQYNSFMKNNEESPSPTGYGGSMEGNSHLEHQPEMLENFKGYKFAIQYDDDRGHTYAGYDLLHTKRLPGQKGSCLQCKGSYVYDVYFKEGGWAYASKPFDEVAAPITMDEWFGCSTCHDPETMELRVYQQGFIESMAKRGIDVNAASHNDMRAYVCAQCHTEYYFTAEDGRVAHPYENGLDAESEYQYYQSGQAGGFKGDWEHPDSKTMMLKAQHPEFETWATSVHADAGITCVDCHMPYMRDGGKKYTSHWMTSPLKTTQQSCLKCHDESEETLVARVKTIHDNTFKLQRIAGQTVARAHRTVKAAMDAGVPDAALDDARAKIREAQWYWDWVAAENGMGFHNPDKIMRTLGLAIDLAHQAIESAEGARYGFQPL, from the coding sequence TTGAGTAACAGAAAGAAAATCATCGCAGGTGTTGCCGGCGTCTGTGCCCTGTTCTTTGGATTTGTCGCTGTTCGCATCGGCGCACACCCGAACGATGACAGCATCAAACGCGTGCAGATCCAGGGCGATACCGCTGCCAAGATCGGCAAAGAGGCGTACAAGGACGCCTATCCGCTCCAGTACAACTCATTCATGAAAAACAATGAGGAATCTCCGTCGCCCACAGGCTACGGCGGCAGCATGGAGGGCAACAGTCATCTGGAGCACCAGCCCGAGATGCTTGAGAACTTTAAGGGCTATAAGTTTGCCATCCAGTATGACGACGACCGAGGGCATACGTATGCGGGCTACGATCTCCTGCATACGAAGAGGCTTCCGGGACAGAAGGGGAGTTGTCTACAGTGCAAGGGTTCGTATGTTTATGATGTGTACTTCAAAGAAGGTGGATGGGCGTATGCATCGAAGCCGTTTGATGAAGTTGCGGCTCCCATCACGATGGATGAGTGGTTTGGCTGCTCGACCTGCCACGATCCTGAGACGATGGAGCTGCGCGTTTATCAGCAGGGCTTCATTGAGTCGATGGCAAAGCGCGGCATTGATGTGAATGCGGCAAGTCACAACGATATGCGCGCCTACGTCTGCGCACAGTGCCATACGGAGTACTACTTCACTGCCGAGGACGGGCGTGTAGCGCATCCCTATGAGAACGGGCTTGATGCTGAGTCGGAGTACCAGTACTATCAGTCCGGTCAGGCGGGCGGATTCAAGGGCGACTGGGAGCATCCCGACTCGAAGACGATGATGCTCAAGGCGCAGCATCCGGAGTTTGAAACATGGGCGACGAGCGTTCATGCGGACGCAGGCATCACCTGCGTGGACTGCCATATGCCCTATATGCGCGATGGCGGCAAGAAGTACACCTCGCACTGGATGACGAGTCCGCTGAAGACCACGCAGCAGTCCTGTCTGAAGTGTCATGACGAGAGCGAGGAGACCCTCGTTGCACGCGTCAAGACCATCCATGACAACACGTTCAAACTGCAGCGCATCGCGGGACAGACCGTTGCGCGCGCACACCGCACGGTCAAGGCCGCGATGGATGCGGGCGTACCCGATGCAGCACTCGACGATGCACGCGCGAAGATCCGCGAAGCGCAGTGGTATTGGGATTGGGTCGCCGCCGAGAACGGCATGGGCTTCCACAACCCTGACAAGATCATGCGTACCCTCGGACTTGCGATTGACCTCGCACATCAGGCAATTGAGTCTGCAGAGGGCGCACGTTACGGCTTCCAGCCGCTCTGA
- a CDS encoding S-layer homology domain-containing protein: protein MKKTMVAALAAALTIGAASTTFAAANPFSDVPRDHWAYDAVTQLAADGIVEGYGDGTYRGDRNITRYEMAQMTAKAMAKGDMSASDRALVDRLAAEFADELNNLGVRVSNLEKNSDMVKWTGELRYRYWSFRHEDAAKKNKDQLQLRLFPTAEVNDHWKVKARLTASNNMKTDESGSVGLTYAYADGSYDKFNVKLGKMPLFSAADDGLVVDSFFSGAQVSFGNKLKATIEAGRWDLSNANKGIGAATDKAANYQGIDLGYAAGNLSVGASYRQFSSDAFKFANRYNTSGELEDKATIWSIGGKYRFDKNLALAGAYAQNTKADELKKSGSVELDYKGTKNSDMGSWGAYLAYRHVGANVSLASTYSTDHLGNGHTLYGTKGIDLGIGYVPFKNVLTQLQYFRGKELVTDDKVQTLYGRVSFFF from the coding sequence ATGAAGAAGACAATGGTAGCCGCTCTGGCAGCGGCACTGACGATCGGTGCTGCGTCCACGACGTTCGCGGCGGCAAACCCGTTCTCGGATGTGCCCCGTGACCACTGGGCATATGACGCTGTGACGCAGCTCGCTGCAGACGGCATCGTCGAGGGCTACGGCGACGGAACGTATCGCGGCGACCGCAACATCACGCGTTACGAGATGGCGCAGATGACGGCAAAGGCGATGGCGAAAGGCGATATGTCCGCATCGGATCGCGCGCTCGTTGACCGCCTCGCAGCTGAGTTCGCAGACGAGCTCAACAACCTCGGCGTTCGCGTTTCGAACCTCGAGAAGAACTCTGACATGGTGAAGTGGACGGGTGAACTTCGTTATCGCTACTGGAGTTTCCGTCATGAGGATGCGGCGAAGAAGAATAAGGATCAGCTTCAGCTCCGCCTCTTCCCGACGGCAGAGGTTAATGACCACTGGAAGGTCAAGGCTCGTCTGACGGCAAGCAACAACATGAAGACGGATGAGAGCGGTAGCGTTGGTCTCACCTATGCCTATGCAGACGGCAGCTACGATAAGTTCAACGTAAAGCTCGGCAAGATGCCGCTCTTCTCGGCTGCGGACGATGGTCTCGTTGTCGATAGCTTCTTCTCGGGGGCACAGGTCAGCTTTGGCAACAAGCTCAAGGCAACGATTGAAGCAGGTCGCTGGGATCTTAGCAATGCCAACAAGGGGATTGGTGCAGCGACGGATAAGGCTGCCAACTATCAGGGCATTGACCTGGGCTACGCGGCAGGCAACCTTTCTGTTGGTGCTTCCTATCGCCAGTTCTCCAGCGATGCATTTAAGTTTGCAAATAGGTACAATACATCCGGAGAACTGGAAGATAAAGCAACGATTTGGTCGATCGGCGGCAAGTATCGTTTCGATAAGAATCTCGCACTTGCCGGTGCCTATGCACAGAACACGAAGGCGGATGAACTTAAGAAATCCGGCAGCGTCGAGCTCGACTACAAGGGTACGAAGAACTCCGATATGGGTTCGTGGGGCGCATACCTCGCCTATCGCCATGTCGGCGCGAATGTAAGTCTTGCATCGACTTATTCGACGGATCATCTTGGCAACGGGCACACGTTATATGGAACGAAGGGCATTGACCTTGGCATTGGCTATGTTCCGTTCAAGAATGTCCTGACGCAGTTGCAGTATTTCCGCGGCAAGGAGCTTGTCACGGACGATAAAGTTCAGACCCTCTATGGACGTGTCAGCTTCTTCTTCTAA
- a CDS encoding polysaccharide deacetylase family protein, whose translation MDLKKLIGGRQFWSLIAVLLILLGTLLIVGHPKEEAAPAPLPPPEDDVKVLVLNYHMVNSMFISLAIEPEDFDWQMKYLVDHGYHTISPDELYDFLTGQGTLPDRPVLITFDDGYVDNYTNAYPILKKYNLKATIFVVTGFLSKRNGYLTWDQLREMEQNGITIESHTVTHAPLPDLPDERIREELVESKRQAEAELGHPIEFIAYPTGAHDLHIVGIAQEAGYKGGFTVKYGNVDRASNVYALERVPIFRTAATNTDFVDRLRYTSNITQFGWTRN comes from the coding sequence ATGGATCTAAAGAAGCTGATCGGCGGGCGGCAGTTCTGGTCGCTGATCGCCGTCCTGCTCATCCTGCTGGGCACGCTGCTGATCGTCGGACATCCGAAGGAGGAGGCGGCACCCGCACCGCTGCCCCCGCCTGAGGACGATGTGAAGGTGCTCGTGCTCAACTATCACATGGTGAACTCCATGTTCATCTCACTTGCGATTGAGCCGGAGGACTTCGACTGGCAGATGAAATATCTCGTCGATCACGGCTATCACACGATCAGCCCTGATGAGCTCTATGACTTTCTCACGGGGCAGGGGACGCTGCCCGACCGACCAGTGCTCATCACCTTTGACGACGGCTATGTGGACAACTATACGAACGCCTATCCGATTTTGAAAAAATACAATCTCAAGGCGACGATCTTCGTTGTGACAGGCTTCCTCAGCAAACGCAATGGTTATCTCACGTGGGATCAGCTGCGCGAGATGGAGCAGAACGGCATTACGATCGAGTCCCATACCGTGACTCATGCGCCGTTGCCCGATCTGCCCGACGAGCGCATCCGTGAGGAACTCGTCGAGTCAAAGCGGCAGGCGGAGGCGGAGCTCGGACATCCCATCGAGTTCATCGCCTATCCGACAGGCGCGCACGATCTCCATATCGTCGGGATTGCGCAGGAAGCGGGATATAAGGGTGGATTTACGGTCAAATACGGCAATGTGGATCGCGCGAGCAATGTCTACGCGCTCGAACGCGTACCCATTTTCCGCACAGCTGCAACGAATACAGACTTCGTTGATCGCCTACGCTACACCTCGAATATCACACAGTTTGGCTGGACGCGGAACTGA
- a CDS encoding cytochrome c maturation protein CcmE domain-containing protein, whose translation MRKYLFAVLILGFIGYAGYFFADSVTPYVGIADARASQRNVQVKGLPDTGVAPHMENDTFVFSIADEETGETMLVRYKGVKPDNFDEAYHIVAIGKYAGDAFAADKLLIKCPSKYEAEKGKVHV comes from the coding sequence ATGCGTAAATATCTCTTTGCGGTACTCATTCTTGGGTTCATCGGCTACGCGGGATACTTCTTTGCGGACTCCGTGACGCCCTACGTCGGGATCGCCGACGCGCGTGCCTCTCAGCGCAATGTGCAGGTCAAGGGGTTGCCCGATACGGGCGTTGCACCTCATATGGAAAACGATACCTTTGTCTTCTCGATTGCGGATGAGGAGACAGGGGAGACGATGCTCGTACGCTACAAGGGCGTGAAGCCCGACAACTTTGACGAGGCATATCACATTGTAGCAATTGGAAAATATGCGGGCGATGCATTTGCGGCGGATAAGTTGCTCATCAAATGCCCGTCGAAATACGAGGCGGAAAAAGGAAAGGTTCACGTATGA
- a CDS encoding sulfite exporter TauE/SafE family protein yields MGLDILLFLVLGLFVGTFGTLVGIGGGLICVPIFIFFLSDGGVYPYFHTAAQITGTSLVIVFANALSGTLAYIRQQRVYFPAAVPFALATLPGAFLGSYIVDDFTGPMLYASYGTFLLVMASLMYWNATHKKHTDVHTLPANFTFNRSLGIGSSAGVGFISSIFGIGGGVIHVPLMVYLLGFPVHMATATSHFVLAASAAFGVISHVWLGHVIWTPAICISIGAAVGAQIGAALSQKTKSKVILVLLSLAMFGLGLRLIWMSGML; encoded by the coding sequence ATGGGACTTGATATTCTGCTTTTTCTCGTGCTCGGACTGTTTGTCGGCACATTCGGAACGCTCGTCGGCATCGGCGGCGGGCTGATCTGCGTGCCGATCTTCATCTTCTTTCTGTCGGACGGCGGTGTCTATCCGTACTTCCACACAGCGGCGCAGATCACGGGCACATCACTCGTCATCGTGTTTGCAAACGCCCTCTCGGGGACGCTCGCCTACATCCGTCAGCAGCGCGTCTACTTCCCCGCCGCCGTGCCATTTGCGCTCGCAACCCTGCCCGGTGCATTCCTCGGCTCGTACATTGTCGACGACTTTACGGGGCCGATGCTCTACGCATCCTATGGCACGTTCCTTCTGGTGATGGCGTCACTTATGTATTGGAACGCGACGCACAAGAAGCACACGGATGTTCACACACTCCCCGCAAATTTTACGTTCAACCGCTCGCTCGGCATTGGTTCGAGCGCGGGCGTCGGCTTCATCTCGAGCATTTTCGGCATCGGCGGCGGCGTGATCCATGTGCCGCTCATGGTCTACCTGCTCGGCTTCCCCGTGCACATGGCGACGGCGACCTCGCATTTCGTTCTCGCCGCCTCCGCTGCGTTCGGCGTTATCAGTCACGTCTGGCTCGGGCACGTCATCTGGACGCCTGCGATCTGCATCTCGATTGGTGCCGCCGTCGGCGCGCAGATCGGCGCGGCGCTTTCGCAGAAGACAAAGTCGAAGGTCATCCTCGTCCTCCTCTCCCTCGCCATGTTCGGCTTGGGGCTACGCCTTATCTGGATGAGTGGAATGCTGTGA
- the ccsA gene encoding cytochrome c biogenesis protein CcsA: protein MIGTVLLGAVLLFALGAVLSDVQGNARSSRICAGFAGLASLGAAVFLFAIILADDFSYSYVVSYSSIDLPLLYKFSAFWAGQQGSFLLWLVIHALVGIILAQSGRMTATGRAIYQTLTALLALLVLMKSPFIPADTIVLDGHGMNPLLQDPWMAVHPPIIFVGYALLAVPFAYSLESMIKAPMDAGFLAPMRRWTLIAWAFLGAGIFIGGYWAYKVLGWGGYWGWDPVENSSLVPWLLACVLLHLISVARERRGAFYLVHLAAVFSYAFVLYGTFLTRSGILGDFSVHSFAGSDIGFYIALANALILLGGLGVLILRIERLPKGALYEQHRSRAFLVLLGMLLLVFIVVIVFFGMSMPLISGLLGESAAVDTSYYVRTSLPIAVPLVLLMALGVLLPYGGGRIARPVWIFVISVGGGILAGLVGATDILSVLLSTFAVLAVAAAIEAFRRQQIGLGGMVAHVGAGLAFLAFILSGTGSQTTTVILIPDEPQEVYGHTIIYRGQMFAESGNEKSYRYEVDGVLYEAVTKLRANGEDAAREPAIARSIVGDLYIAPSPTSGGRAELILHRGKTVMGINDYAYRYESLAFEPQGSGKTLVTAQIALTDGEEVDDAAPTILATETGGTSQPIEVMNGKFRIRLTGVSADERDIRIEILPSEAEEASLPVSASVSTKPGISILWLACVLVTVGGLLAAAQAENRGKGGGSEV, encoded by the coding sequence ATGATCGGAACGGTACTCTTAGGCGCGGTTCTGCTCTTTGCACTCGGCGCTGTGCTCTCTGATGTGCAGGGGAATGCGCGCAGCAGCAGGATATGTGCCGGGTTTGCAGGGCTTGCATCCCTCGGGGCGGCAGTATTCCTCTTTGCAATTATTCTTGCGGATGATTTCAGTTACAGCTACGTTGTCTCTTACTCGTCGATTGATCTGCCGCTGCTCTATAAATTCTCGGCGTTCTGGGCGGGGCAGCAGGGCTCATTCCTGCTCTGGCTCGTGATTCACGCGCTCGTTGGCATCATTCTCGCACAGAGCGGGCGCATGACGGCAACGGGGCGTGCGATCTATCAGACGCTCACGGCACTGCTCGCCCTTTTGGTTCTGATGAAGAGCCCGTTCATCCCCGCCGATACAATTGTGCTCGACGGACACGGGATGAATCCTCTCTTGCAGGATCCGTGGATGGCGGTGCACCCGCCGATCATCTTTGTGGGCTACGCGCTGCTCGCCGTGCCCTTTGCCTACTCTCTTGAGAGCATGATAAAGGCACCGATGGATGCGGGCTTCCTCGCTCCGATGCGCCGCTGGACGCTCATCGCATGGGCATTCCTCGGTGCGGGCATCTTCATCGGCGGCTACTGGGCGTACAAGGTACTCGGCTGGGGCGGCTACTGGGGCTGGGATCCTGTCGAGAACTCCTCGCTCGTGCCGTGGCTGCTCGCCTGTGTCCTGCTCCATCTGATCTCGGTCGCACGGGAGCGGCGCGGAGCGTTCTACCTCGTGCATCTCGCCGCCGTCTTCTCCTACGCATTCGTCCTCTACGGGACATTCCTGACGCGCAGCGGCATTCTCGGCGACTTCTCCGTGCACTCCTTTGCGGGCTCGGATATTGGCTTCTACATCGCGCTCGCAAATGCGCTCATCCTCCTCGGCGGGCTTGGCGTGCTCATCCTGCGGATTGAGCGTCTGCCGAAGGGGGCACTTTACGAGCAGCACCGCAGCCGTGCCTTTCTCGTCCTGCTCGGGATGCTTCTCCTCGTATTCATTGTCGTTATCGTGTTTTTCGGAATGTCCATGCCGCTGATCTCTGGGCTGCTCGGGGAAAGTGCAGCGGTCGATACGAGCTACTACGTGCGTACCTCGCTTCCAATTGCGGTTCCGCTTGTTCTCCTCATGGCACTCGGCGTACTTCTTCCCTACGGCGGTGGACGCATCGCACGGCCTGTGTGGATCTTCGTGATCTCGGTCGGCGGCGGGATTCTTGCAGGGCTGGTCGGAGCAACGGATATTCTGTCGGTTCTGCTCTCTACATTTGCCGTGCTCGCCGTGGCTGCTGCTATTGAGGCATTTCGCCGTCAACAGATCGGATTGGGCGGGATGGTTGCTCACGTCGGCGCAGGTCTTGCATTCCTTGCCTTTATCCTCTCGGGGACGGGCAGTCAGACAACGACAGTCATCCTCATCCCTGATGAGCCACAGGAGGTCTACGGACACACGATCATCTATCGCGGGCAGATGTTTGCCGAGAGCGGCAATGAGAAATCCTACCGTTATGAAGTGGATGGTGTCCTGTACGAGGCAGTGACAAAGCTCCGTGCGAACGGCGAGGATGCGGCGCGCGAGCCTGCGATTGCGAGAAGCATTGTAGGGGATCTCTATATCGCGCCGTCACCGACCTCAGGGGGGCGCGCCGAGCTGATCCTTCATCGCGGCAAGACCGTTATGGGGATAAACGACTATGCCTATCGTTACGAATCCCTCGCGTTCGAGCCGCAGGGCAGCGGCAAGACTCTCGTCACGGCGCAGATTGCGCTGACGGACGGCGAGGAGGTCGACGATGCAGCCCCCACGATCCTTGCGACGGAGACGGGCGGGACATCCCAGCCGATCGAGGTGATGAACGGCAAGTTCCGTATTCGCCTCACGGGTGTATCGGCAGATGAACGTGACATCAGGATAGAGATCCTGCCCTCCGAGGCAGAGGAAGCGTCGCTTCCTGTTTCTGCCTCGGTCAGTACAAAGCCCGGCATCTCCATCCTTTGGCTTGCCTGTGTTCTCGTTACTGTCGGCGGCCTCTTGGCAGCAGCACAGGCGGAAAATCGGGGCAAAGGAGGTGGCTCGGAAGTCTAG
- a CDS encoding carbon starvation CstA family protein encodes MVTFLGALATLIVGYIVYGAIVDRAFGRTGQTAPAIRLEDGVDYIPLPTWKVFLIQLLNIAGLGPIFGALAGALWGPSVYLWIVFGTIFAGGVHDYLSGMISFREDGKSLSEIVGKNLGNIMLQIMRVFAIVLLVLVGVVFMTGPAMLLAKLTGQEMLVWLGVIFIYYTMATLLPIDKIIARFYPLFGICLIVMALGIMGGMLFGVGGHVMPEMTIENLHPKQLPIWPLLFITVACGAVSGFHATQSPIMSRCLKDERMGRPVFYGAMVAEGIIALCWAAAGVTFYDGTPGLGAALKEAGPGGVVYEICNGFMGVVGIGGVSIGAVLAMLGVIACPITSGDTAFRSARLTLADWLNIPQKEAPKRLMIAVPMLGIGLILSQMDFSIIWRYFSWANQTLAMITLWMGTAYLYLHKPGSYAYVVALVPAIFMSAVTTTYLLQAPEGFGLPTDITYPAGIGFAILFTALFVRAYILRKRTA; translated from the coding sequence ATGGTTACATTTCTTGGCGCGCTTGCAACGCTCATCGTGGGCTACATTGTGTATGGGGCGATCGTAGACCGAGCGTTTGGACGTACGGGGCAGACGGCTCCTGCGATTCGGCTCGAGGATGGCGTGGACTACATCCCGCTGCCGACGTGGAAGGTATTCCTCATCCAGCTGCTCAACATCGCAGGTCTTGGCCCGATCTTCGGTGCACTTGCGGGTGCGCTCTGGGGACCGAGCGTCTACCTCTGGATCGTCTTCGGTACGATCTTTGCAGGCGGCGTGCATGACTATCTCTCGGGCATGATCTCCTTCCGTGAGGACGGCAAGAGTCTCTCCGAGATCGTCGGCAAGAATCTGGGCAATATCATGCTTCAGATCATGCGCGTCTTCGCCATCGTCCTGCTCGTCCTCGTCGGCGTCGTCTTCATGACGGGGCCTGCGATGCTGCTTGCAAAACTCACGGGACAGGAAATGCTCGTATGGCTCGGCGTCATCTTCATCTACTACACGATGGCAACGCTGTTACCGATCGACAAGATCATCGCGCGATTCTACCCGCTCTTCGGCATCTGTCTCATCGTCATGGCGCTCGGCATCATGGGCGGTATGCTATTCGGCGTCGGCGGTCACGTCATGCCCGAGATGACAATCGAGAACCTGCATCCGAAACAGCTGCCGATCTGGCCGCTGCTCTTCATCACGGTTGCGTGCGGCGCGGTCTCGGGTTTCCACGCCACGCAGTCGCCGATCATGTCGCGCTGCCTCAAGGATGAGCGCATGGGACGCCCGGTCTTCTACGGCGCGATGGTCGCCGAGGGCATCATCGCACTCTGCTGGGCAGCTGCAGGCGTAACCTTCTATGATGGGACACCGGGACTTGGCGCCGCGCTCAAGGAGGCGGGGCCCGGCGGCGTCGTCTATGAGATCTGCAACGGCTTCATGGGCGTTGTCGGCATCGGCGGCGTCAGCATCGGCGCGGTTCTCGCCATGCTTGGCGTCATTGCCTGCCCGATCACCTCGGGCGACACGGCGTTCCGCTCCGCGCGTCTGACGCTCGCGGACTGGCTGAACATCCCGCAGAAGGAGGCACCGAAGCGCCTCATGATCGCCGTCCCGATGCTCGGCATCGGTCTCATCCTCTCGCAGATGGACTTCTCCATCATCTGGCGCTACTTCTCGTGGGCAAACCAGACACTCGCGATGATTACGCTCTGGATGGGCACGGCGTACCTCTACCTGCATAAGCCGGGATCGTATGCCTATGTCGTAGCACTTGTGCCTGCGATCTTCATGTCGGCGGTCACGACAACCTACCTCCTGCAGGCGCCCGAGGGCTTTGGTCTGCCGACCGACATCACCTATCCGGCGGGCATCGGCTTCGCCATCCTCTTCACAGCGCTCTTTGTCCGTGCATACATTCTGCGCAAGAGAACAGCCTAA
- a CDS encoding anthranilate synthase component II — MLLLLDNYDSFTYNVYQLLTNIGAEVEVVRNDVTTVDEIRTKKYKGIVISPGPGLPKDAGITEDVIRELGGEIPILGICLGHQAIGEVFGGRVIRAKEIVHGKASPIRHHGTGIYRNIHAGTQVARYHSLIIERESLPDVLEITSDLGDGTIMGVRHKTLPIEGIQFHPESILTHDGRAMMENYLTDIEAI; from the coding sequence ATGCTGCTTTTGCTTGATAACTACGACTCCTTCACCTACAACGTCTATCAGCTGCTCACGAATATCGGCGCAGAGGTCGAGGTCGTCCGCAATGACGTGACGACGGTCGATGAAATCCGTACGAAAAAATACAAGGGCATCGTCATCTCCCCCGGACCCGGGCTGCCGAAGGATGCAGGAATCACAGAGGACGTGATCCGCGAACTCGGCGGCGAGATCCCGATCCTCGGCATCTGCCTCGGCCATCAGGCAATCGGCGAGGTGTTTGGCGGTCGCGTCATTCGCGCGAAGGAAATCGTCCACGGCAAGGCATCCCCCATCCGCCACCACGGCACGGGCATCTACCGCAACATCCATGCGGGCACGCAGGTCGCGCGCTACCATTCCCTCATCATCGAACGCGAGAGTCTGCCTGACGTGCTTGAGATCACGAGCGATCTTGGCGACGGCACGATCATGGGCGTGCGGCACAAGACCCTCCCCATCGAGGGCATCCAGTTCCATCCCGAGTCCATCCTGACGCACGACGGACGCGCAATGATGGAGAACTATCTGACGGACATCGAGGCAATATGA
- a CDS encoding cytochrome c3 family protein yields MNLKQYAKEHTLRCIIGAFFVGLFAVGGGMLMDKASASPKFCGMCHAMQHEAKTHAMSSHADIACVECHLPHDNIAVYYFEKGKTGMHDTLHQVLDDYPVHIKISDHGRDIVNANCLRCHTSTMGAVCLDRGKDGNTNCTKCHSGMPHGSNPLEGGIRVE; encoded by the coding sequence ATGAATTTGAAGCAGTATGCAAAGGAGCATACGCTGCGCTGTATCATCGGTGCGTTTTTCGTGGGACTGTTCGCCGTCGGCGGCGGTATGCTCATGGACAAGGCATCGGCATCGCCGAAGTTCTGCGGTATGTGCCATGCCATGCAGCATGAGGCAAAGACACACGCGATGTCCTCACATGCGGACATCGCCTGCGTGGAGTGCCATCTGCCGCACGACAATATTGCCGTTTACTATTTTGAAAAGGGCAAAACAGGTATGCACGACACGCTCCATCAGGTGCTCGATGACTATCCCGTACACATCAAGATCTCCGATCACGGGCGGGATATCGTGAATGCCAACTGTCTGCGCTGCCATACATCGACCATGGGGGCGGTATGTCTGGACAGGGGCAAGGACGGAAATACAAATTGTACGAAGTGTCACAGTGGTATGCCGCATGGTTCCAATCCTTTAGAAGGGGGGATAAGAGTTGAGTAA